A single Pan troglodytes isolate AG18354 chromosome X, NHGRI_mPanTro3-v2.0_pri, whole genome shotgun sequence DNA region contains:
- the BEX3 gene encoding LOW QUALITY PROTEIN: protein BEX3 (The sequence of the model RefSeq protein was modified relative to this genomic sequence to represent the inferred CDS: deleted 1 base in 1 codon), whose protein sequence is MAMAGGGKGEILLHWPPKLGGELGGDARPSRDPELQSDAAFGAVVTRVWLPAPRCPELGGLASGPGKSGAEKQPEKKNLIMANIHQENEEMEQPMQNGEEDRPLGGGEGHQPAGNRRGQARRLAPNFRWAIPNRQINDGMGGDGDDMEIFMEEMREIRRKLRELQLRNCLRILMGELSNHHDHHDEFCLMP, encoded by the exons ATGGCGATGgcgggtggggggaagggggagatcCTGCTGCACTGGCCGCCCAAGTTGGGGGGCGAGCTCGGTGGTGACGCGCGGCCCTCACGTGACCCAGAGCTGCAGAGCGACGCAGCCTTCGGTGCAGTCGTCACTCGCGTCTGGCTACCAGCTCCCCGCTGCCCTGAGCTCGGCGGGCTGGCATCCGGCCCGGGGAAAAGCGGAGCAG aaaaacaaccagaa aaaaaaaatctcatcatggCAAATATTCACCAGGAAAACGAAGAGATGGAGCAGCCTATGCAGAATGGAGAGGAAGACCGCCCTTTGGGAGGAGGTGAAGGCCACCAGCCTGCAGGAAATCGACGGGGACAGGCTCGCCGACTTGCCCCTAATTTTCGATGGGCCATACCCAATAGGCAGATCAATGATGGGATGGGTGGAGATGGAGATGATATGGAAATATTCATGGAGGAGAtgagagaaatcagaagaaaacttAGGGAGCTGCAGTTGAGGAATTGTCTGCGTATCCTTATGGGGGAGCTCTCTAATCACCATGACCATCATGATGAATTTTGCCTTATGCCTTGA